The sequence below is a genomic window from Arthrobacter sp. U41.
CCCCGGCGCCCTGGAGGATAGGTTCGACGATGATCGCAGCCAGCTCCCCGGAACGCGCTGCCGCGATGCTCTTGAGCTCGGAGGCCCACGCCTGGATCGTTTCCGGGGTTGCGGACGCCGCGGCCGGGGGCCGGGGAGCAAACACGTTGCCGCCCAGCAAACCGGGGAAATCCGCGTGCATCCCGTCCACGGGGTCACAGACCCCCATGGCCGCAAAGGTGTCACCGTGGTATCCGCCGCGGATGCTCAGGAACCGCTGCCGCTGCGGGTGGCCGGACGCGGTCTGGAACTGCACTGCCAGCTTCAGCGCGACCTCCACCGATACCGAACCCGAGTCCGCGAGGAACACCCGGTCCAACCGTGACCGTCCTCGTGCGGAAGGGGCCATATCCACCAGCCGCTCGGCCAGTTCCACCGCCGGGGCATGGGTGAGCCCGCCGAACATCACATGGCTGAAATCATTGAGTTGCCGCTTCGCGGCCGCGTCCAGTACCGGATGGCGGTAGCCGTGGATCGCCGACCACCACGAGGACATGGCATCAATGACCTCATGGCGTGTGCCGTTTTCGCTGCGGAGCCGCAACCGCACACCGTCGGCCGCCTCGACCTCCCACAACGGGAGGTTGGGGGACGCGGGGGCGTACGGGTGCCACAGGCGTGCGCGGTCCCGCTGGATCAGGCTCATCGGAGCCGCAACCTGCGTCATCGGATGAGTACTCCGTGGCGGGAACATTCTGCGCTCCAGCCGGTGGGCGTGACCTGGACCTTCATCCGTCTCCTGCAGTGGGCGCAGTAGCGTGGCGGTTCCAGCGTCAACAGCTCGACGCAGCGCCGGTGCTCATCCCACGCCGGGAGGCGGACGTCGTCGGGCTCCCCGCAGTGTCCGCAGAATGGGCCGTTGCTCGAGCCGGTCCGGGCCCCGGCGGCCGGGACCGTGTTCATAGTGACTTCTGGAATTCCTTGATGGGCATGTTCAACTCGACCAGCAGGTTCAGGTCCGCGTCGGCGGCCCGGCCCAGGGTGGTCAGGTAGTTCCCGACGATGACGGCGTTGATGCCGCCGAGCAGGCCGTCCCTGGTTCCGAGGTCACCGAGGGTCAGTTCGCGGCCGCCGGCGTAGCGCAGCACGGTCCGTGGCATGGCCAGACGGAACGCAGCGATCGCGCGGAGGGCGTCCTTTCCGTCCATGATCCCCTGGTTTTCGAGAGGGGTCCCGGGCCGGGGGTTCAGGAAGTTCAGCGGGACCTCGTGGGGTTCGAGGGCGGCGAGCTGGGCGGCGAGTTCGGCGCGCTGTTCGAGGGATTCGCCCATGCCGATCAGGGCGCCGCAGCAGAGCTCCATGCCGGCGGCCTTGACCATGTTGCAGGTCTCGAGACGCTCCTCGTAGCTGTGCGTGGTGACCACCTCGGAAAAATAGCTGCGCGCTGTTTCCAGGTTGTGGTTGTAGCGGTGCACCCCCCAGGCGGCGAGCTGGTTCACCTGATGCTGGGTCAGCATGCCCAAGGAGCAGGCGATGTTGATCTCCACGGCTTCGTTGATACGGTCTATCGCGAACTTGATCTGGTTCATCAGTTTGATGTCGGGTCCACGGACGGCGGCCACGATGCAGAATTCGGTGGCACCGGTCGCGGCCGTTTCTTTTGCCGCCTTGACCAGTTCGGGAATGTCCAGCCACACGCCCCGGACGGGGGAATCGAAGAGCCCCGACTGGCTGCAGAAATGGCAGTCCTCGGGGCACCCGCCGGTCTTGATGGAGATGATGCCTTCGACCTCGACGTCCTCACCGCAGTGCCTCAGACGCACCTCGTGGGCCAGCTGCAGCGCCGCCGGAAGGGCTTCATCGGGCAGGCGAAGCACCTCCAGCAGTTGGCCCTGCGTCAGCCCGCGTCCTTCTTCAAGGACCTGCTCTCTGGCTGTTTCGAGAATCTCGTACCGGGTAATCGCCGGATGTGCCGGAATCGTCATTGATCGTCCTTTGCGCTGCTTGGTTGCGGGTATGCCGTAGAACTGAGGCTAGTTTCCTGATCAGGACAGGATTTTGTTGAGTATCTACAACCGGGCGGTTGAGGCCTTGGTCCGGCCCTCACCTTCAAGCGACCTGCATCCCGGTGTCTGGTCCCCGCGCCGAAAGCCCTCAGACTGCGTGAATCGCTCGACTCCCAACCCCCTACGGAGACGTCGGACGCTGGGCGGCGGCGGGGAGGAAAAGGACCTCGCTGCGCTCGGACAGCACAAGCATTTTTTCTTTTTTGCTGCTGTCCGTTGGATCATACGTGCCCGCTCCACCGGCTCAACCGTCCTGCGGACGGCCGCGCCACGGCTGTCTTGGGTTCGGCGCTGCGCTTATTTCCTCACCCAATCCATCCGTTGCTTGCCCTTCGGTTGCCCCGGTTCCGTCGGGCACAGCTACGCGATGCTCCGCCAGCAGGCAAAAAACATGGTGGGGGAGAGGGATAGCCGGTTGTTCAGGTGCCCGCCCCGCCCGAGCGAAACGGAGCAATCACCTCATGAACACAGCAACAACCACCCGCCGTCTGACCGACGACACTGCTGAACTTTTGACCGCACCGGCGCTTCCGGCCGACGACCGGGCAGGAGACGGATATGACTGGATCGCCGCCCTCGAAGGCACGGCGTGGTCCGTGCTGCCGAACTGGGCCAGCGAGGGCTGGGACGCCGGATCCTGGCCGTACATCATCTTCGCCGTCGCCCGCAGCCGTGACGTGAGCGGGGAACTGTTTGGCTACGGAACCTACGTCGAGGGTGACACCTCCACCCACTGGTTCCGGTCCCAGGACGCCTGCTTCGAAGCCATCACCGCCGAGGTCTTCTTCCACTGGGCATCAGGCCAGTCCGACGGCCCGGACAGCCTCCCCGCCACAGCCGCGGAACTGCCGGACCAGGACCGGAAGCCCTACCCCGGCTGGACTATCTCTGGGCTGCTGCGGGGATTTCGGACAGCGGAATTAGTGGATTCTTCTACGCTGCCAAGGCTGGCTGTTGATAACCATAGTGGACTTCGTTGGGCCGGCGGTAACCGAGCGCGGAGTGACGGCGCCGGCTGTTGTAAAACCCCTCGATGTAGCGAATGACGTCGCTCCGGGCTTGTGATTTGGTCGCGTAAACGGTCCGGTAGACACGCTCGTTTTTCAGGGCGGAGAAGAACGATTCGGCCATGCTGTTATCCCAGCACACGCCGGTGCGTCCCATCGAGGAGCGCATACCGAGGCCGGCCACCAGGGCCCTGAAATCCGTCGAGGTATAGACGCTGCCCCGGTCGGAGTGCCAGATCGCGGACGGCTCGATCCGGGTTGTCGCGGCGGCGTTCCTAAGCGCATCGGTCACGAGCTCGGTGCGCATGTGATCGGCGATGGACCAGCCGACGACTTTCTTTGAGTAGCAGTCGATGACGGTGGCGAGATAGACGAACCCTTGCCAGGTGTGGATGTAGGTGATGTCGCCGACGAACTTCACTCCGGGGCGGTCGGCGGTGAAATCCCGGTTGACGAGATCGGGCATGCCCGCGGCGGCCTCAGCGTCAGCCTCGGTGGTGATGCGGAACGGCCGTGGCTGACAGGCCACCAGACCCTGGTGGCGCATGATCTGCCGCACCAGCTCGGGAGAGCACTCGGTCTGTTCCGCGGCGAGATCGGCGTGGATGCGCCGGTACCCGTAGGTGCCCTCGGACTCCTCGAAGAAGTGCTGGATCCGTGCCGTCAGGGCCTGCCGGCGCCCCGAGGTGGCAGATTGCGGACGGGTGGCCCAGTGATAGAAACCGGAGGTTGAGACGGCCAGCCAGCGGCACATTTTCACCACCGAGTTTAGATTGGCGGGCTCAGCTTTTTGGGAATCGATGAATTCATACTTGCTCACTACCGCTGCTCCCGCGCGAAGTAAGCGCTGGCTTTTTTCAGGAAGGCAGTCTCCGCCCGCAGCTCTTGAACTTCACGCTCGAGCTCCCTCAGCCGGGCCCGTTCCGGCACCGTCAGATCCACCTCTGTCCCGCCG
It includes:
- the bioB gene encoding biotin synthase BioB, whose protein sequence is MTIPAHPAITRYEILETAREQVLEEGRGLTQGQLLEVLRLPDEALPAALQLAHEVRLRHCGEDVEVEGIISIKTGGCPEDCHFCSQSGLFDSPVRGVWLDIPELVKAAKETAATGATEFCIVAAVRGPDIKLMNQIKFAIDRINEAVEINIACSLGMLTQHQVNQLAAWGVHRYNHNLETARSYFSEVVTTHSYEERLETCNMVKAAGMELCCGALIGMGESLEQRAELAAQLAALEPHEVPLNFLNPRPGTPLENQGIMDGKDALRAIAAFRLAMPRTVLRYAGGRELTLGDLGTRDGLLGGINAVIVGNYLTTLGRAADADLNLLVELNMPIKEFQKSL
- a CDS encoding IS3 family transposase (programmed frameshift) translates to MTASRKRFPQEFKDELCREVITTSKPIKDVATAYGVGPETLRNWLVKYREANGGTEVDLTVPERARLRELEREVQELRAETAFLKKAKRLLRAGAAVVSKYEFIDSQKAEPANLNSVVKMCRWLAVSTSGFYHWATRPQSATSGRRQALTARIQHFFEESEGTYGYRRIHADLAAEQTECSPELVRQIMRHQGLVACQPRPFRITTEADAEAAAGMPDLVNRDFTADRPGVKFVGDITYIHTWQGFVYLATVIDCYSKKVVGWSIADHMRTELVTDALRNAAATTRIEPSAIWHSDRGSVYTSTDFRALVAGLGMRSSMGRTGVCWDNSMAESFFSALKNERVYRTVYATKSQARSDVIRYIEGFYNSRRRHSALGYRRPNEVHYGYQQPALAA
- a CDS encoding adenosylmethionine--8-amino-7-oxononanoate transaminase, with protein sequence MSLIQRDRARLWHPYAPASPNLPLWEVEAADGVRLRLRSENGTRHEVIDAMSSWWSAIHGYRHPVLDAAAKRQLNDFSHVMFGGLTHAPAVELAERLVDMAPSARGRSRLDRVFLADSGSVSVEVALKLAVQFQTASGHPQRQRFLSIRGGYHGDTFAAMGVCDPVDGMHADFPGLLGGNVFAPRPPAAASATPETIQAWASELKSIAAARSGELAAIIVEPILQGAGGMYPYPAECLTVLRQTADRHGLLLIFDEIATGFGRTGELFAADHAGVVPDIMCVGKALTGGYLTLAAMLCTADVASAVSNGPAGALLHGPTFMGNPLACAVANASLGIIDDGAWRADVTRIGTGLASGLAAARGLESVAEVRTVGAVGVIELHDAVAVTAVTRAAIRQGVWVRPFRNLVYTMPPYVSTAADIEQITAGMTAAVTEVHERGPERSGDAA
- the bsaP gene encoding biotin synthase auxiliary protein BsaP — translated: MNTVPAAGARTGSSNGPFCGHCGEPDDVRLPAWDEHRRCVELLTLEPPRYCAHCRRRMKVQVTPTGWSAECSRHGVLIR